Within the Erigeron canadensis isolate Cc75 chromosome 6, C_canadensis_v1, whole genome shotgun sequence genome, the region AAAAGAATGACAAATTTTGACACAACATAAAAGTCAttgtttacaaaataaattggttaaaatattttaaaaactttataattCCAAataaggaaatgattaatcctcttaactaAATAggctaaaaatcctcttaactatgagatgatgacatgtgaaaagaTCAGAGAGCAAGAATAGAAAAGAGAATGAGTGAATACCATATGTCACCTTCTTATAgttttagaaatatttttaagcTAATCTTTATAAAGATTTATCAATTTCCATCGAAATACAATTTAATTGTTTTACTTAttaattttcaagaaaatatattattaatagtCTAAACACAATTGTAAAATAAATGAGAAACATACGAAGATATGTAAATTTGGGATAAGACTATATGTAAaagttatgtttaattttttctttatcatgcttatgttgaaaaaataatttgagttggaaatttctttcatttattgACATTGTCACATTATAATAATTTACCGttacaaatatgtataattaCATTATGATTTTATGTATGTTACATTTAATATTCATGTAGCTTGTTGAATTCTTAtgcaaaagtaaaaatatattgtaCTATGTGGTCGATAATAGTAATCTTTTTGTCATTTACTTTTAGTAataataactagattaatactcgGTCGGTGACCAGGTAACCATGTAAGCTTATCTTGTATACTTTTAGATAACATATAGAGTTTGGCTATTGTTAAATTTGTCAATACTTGGTCTTACccaaaattcaacttgaaaCTGAATCCAAAAACTGGATTAAGATTGTGAAATATCGACTCCGGTAGCTCgccaatttgattttttttgctCGGGGCCAGGTTGACTTTTTGGGTTAAAAAGGGAACCCGTCaactcaaaaatatttaaatttatataattttttattaggtcAACCCAACAACACAAATTGATTCAACATCTCACAACTCATTTGGCTTGAAATCAACTCGCCAACCCATATAATATGAGATCAACCTACCAAGCCATCCAGTGTGTCAAATTGTTAGAAGATGTATTCTAAAAAAATGTGTAGTTTTGACTCTGATAAacaagttttttgttttataatattgaTATCTTTTAGTATTATAAATGGTATTTACAacttataaagataaaattttactaaactattttaaagttttctattatttaacattgaagcTTATTATGATATATTGAAATAAATTTATCAGATGTCCCCGGAGGGACAATTGAGCATAAAGTCATGACAAACTTTAATAGTaatgaattaatatttataaactaaaatttaaaagcttttttttaaaaaaaaactttttatttatacatacatcTCTATCTATATTAACTAAAAGAGGATTgtcatgacatcatcattttataaaaaaacaacttatttGTCAcctattttagttttttttatttacttatgaTTTCATAAACATTTTcctttttgaattttatttgcatttttatttttgttattttatgaacttttaatatatatgatctaaatatttttgtcataacagatttttaaattatccatgtattatgcgggttaataagctaattataaGAGATACTGTTTCGAGTTTATGAATACCATTGGAATGTCGCAACTTCTGTGACGAAGGTgcgttttataaaatttttattaatatgtctGTTATGAACCCAAATTAATtagctaattaattaagtttaaaGTAACAAGTTCTTTCAGGAAAAAAAATCAAGCAGTAGTTGCGATTAGAAAGAAAATAAGTTTGATTTTCAAATTTAGTGTAAAAGCAtattactttttcattttttatttaaaatttcaacATTTTAAATTGAAATAGTAGTTGCGATTAGAAAGAAAATAAGTTTGATTTTCAAATTTAGTGTAAAAGCAtattactttttcattttttatttaaaattttaacattttaaattgaaatgaaCTTGCTATGCTTTTTAATTCGTAATAATATGAATAGATAGAAGATATGACTGTAATCATCTATTTTGGGTTTTTGTATTCATGTTATTGTGGTATAGACGTACactcttttgaaaataatttgcAATTTTGCATGTAGTAAATAATTACCATAATTATAAGAGTATAcatttaagttaattataataaaatagttactatatataataagtcAATGTTGACTTTTAGTTTAGATGACCAAGATTAAAAGTTAATCTTATTTTCAATGGTTATAATTAGaagtttatttgatttttttatctCAGCTCTAcggacaatatatatatatatatatattaatattacatatatataatataatatgtaatatTAGTAATAGTtagtactaataataatatataattaattagtaattttAAAAATGGAAGTTGATGTCATCAAAACCATCCAAAGGCAAGAATTAAAAATagcttttcatccaatggttgtagtttttttaaaaaactatttaaggctctcttttataattattagaaGATTATTACCCCCCATATCTGATCAACTTCaaattgaattttttatttatttactttaaaaattttaatatccCAAATGCATTTTACAAATATACTTAAATATCCAATTAAACATTACTTTCTTTAATATAGGAATGGGACGTAAACaataaaaagtaacaaaataaGCTTCGTATATATATTGCGTATAGTAAAATGTAAACAAAGGTGGCTTTGGTCGAGGTGGTGATTAccttatttttcatatttctgGTCCCTGGTTCAAATCCCATGAGTGGGATTAAATTTTTTGGTTGGATATAAAGCGTTGGTTGCTCATTTGAATTAATGGGTTGTACGTTCAAACCTTTTTTCTTACATTTTTAAAGTGCTTTTCTTTTGCCAcgaatgaagaaaaaaaagagtacTACAGTGTTTTTCTTTAGCCATGAGTccatgaacaaaaaaaaaagcaatacaACTAAGTTTTATTCTATTAAATGTTCCATCCATgtctttttttcaaaatcaatttgcTTACCTTTTGAATTTGCACAACAACAGAACTTCATGGTATGCTACAACAAGCAACTGTAGtctattttttcaataaaaaacaattaaatctTTACGTAAACTATATCATCGATTCAtcgtcactttttttttttttgtaactaaCAGTTCTCATGAGCTGTACAATGAACACTATGAAGATCAAATACAAAACTAGCATAACCATTAACGTTTCTTCGCAACTCTATGGATGGCCAAAGTAAACATATTTACGATATGGTGTTGGTGGTACCGTCTTTAAAGTGGGAAAACTCGGACAAACGATAATTCCGGCCCCGCAACGCGGGGCTTACGAACCTCCTAGTTTTCAAATACTCGTAATACattgaacaaatatataacttcGTTAACTTAAATTTTGATTTGAGAATTTTGAGAATAAATTTAGAAAAGCTTGTTTGTCCTATTTTTGATATCGTTACGTGTGTCTGAGGCCCTACCACTGTTTAAGTGGATAAGACCAGGCAACGACGTCGTAAATATCTATATCCCGATTGTCAACATGATAAAAGGTTTAATGTCACACAGTCAATGACTACATGCCCCTTAACTTTAACAAATAATCAATTTGCATACCTTGTCTTTCACGAAAGCAACTTTCTCATTAAGATTTATCCGGTAACAACAGTTACGGACTCACGGTTATTTGATTCTTATAATTGTATCCAAGCAAATACTTGAAGTCGGATAGTTtcttaagtttttaaaaattaagaaaaacataagTTTTCAATGAAATGTGAAGAGcttgaaaatttcaaactttttagGATTAACAGACaaattataaatgaaaataagtGATATAGCTAACAACGTCTAACTTTCACAAAAACCCGAATTGCAGTGTTGGCCATTAGTAATTTAGTGTAAGAGatctataaaatttaaatttgacctacaaaaatattacatttatgTTGATAAATACATAGTTACTATTTAACCTTTTAAAATTCTAATGAACCTATCATCTAAATAATTGTTACGATTGTAGaaatattatatacttttaaatattatttcttTCACAAGTGCATAATTTCATGAGGACgcttttttataactttttcatgTCACCAAATATGAAGGCTTCATTATTAGTTGGAATGTTGaataagacaagaccaaactataACCATTGAATATTTGAATTCTTTTGGAATCAAGAGAGAAATTCTTTATCCATACTATAAAGCAAAGGTTGGTATGTGTACAAAGTGGAACAACAAGGGGGGAAGCATGATTTACTTGGAAGTTAGAGGTAACCCAAATACAAATGTACATTTTTTGCTCTAAAAATCATCTACTCCTCCACTATACTTCACATTATATCACTGAATTCTTCAACCTATCAAGATTCATCTTTGAAGAAAATATGCTACAAAACATCCCAACTTGTGCTCACATATTCACTTCCAATATTCACCATCCCACAAATATCAGTGCTGCTACTACTTCACTTTTGCCCAAAACTCTTTTTCCTCCATCTGGGTTTGGTAGAAAAATCAACACGGGCTGCTTTTCATCAGGTTGTGTTGATGCAACAACTAATGGGGTTGGAAGATCATCAAGCATCAAAAGCTCATTGATTGAGGCACCTGTTTTGTGGGCTGGAAGAGTGTGTATCTTTTATGCACTGTTGAAAACTGGTTTGGCTGGATCCCCTTCTAATCCACTTGCCTCCACCACAGGTTCTTGATCCCTTTTGTATCAATTATTATGCTTTatagtttatactttatacaGGGGTCtagttttatttgatgtttGTCTTGTTGATAAATATTGATTAGAACTGCAAAGTGATGGTGATGATTTGGGTTTTGCCAAGTGGTTTGAAGAGTTCAAACGCAATCCAGGTACCTTCAATAATCTATACTATTCTTTATTGAGTGATAAAACAGTAATGTATTGTCATATTGAACATTATCCACAAATTTAAAGttacaatacatacatatacaatcaGCTTGGGTTCAAATGAGCATTTTTGTCTCAACCAATGTTTTATCACCAGATCAGTTATGTGTGATTTCTACATGTTTCTAGACTGGATTATAATCTAGATCCTGTTTGCATTACAGAGAAAGAAGCATCGGACAAAAGGAAGTTGGTTAGCAAATGGCACCCGACAACAAAAGGTACTCTAAGGCGAAACTACAGGATCCCTTCAAAATCCGAAGGGCGGCGTCTTCTCAAAGCCATAGCTTCCTTACTTTCAGACGATGATCACTTCAGAGATGCCACCTCCCACAAGGTAATTATTCATTTTGTGCAGGTTTCTTTTGTGAAAATGATCAAGCAACCATCTAATAAGTAGAATGCTGCTGCTCCATTGTATATGATTGTAGGGTTGTCAAATTAGAAGGGAGAGTGCTCATGGAGAAACCGTATGCTGCAACAATGTAAGGGCTTTGTTTGATGAGCTCCCGACGCCACATTTGGTTGTTGAGATTACTCCTTTTCCTGCTGGCCCGCTAACAGAAAGTGATTATGCCAGGGCTGAAAAGCTGGAGAAAGTTCTTAGATCAGGTCCTTCTGTATGATCAGCCATCTTGTATTTTATGCTAGGGATGAAAACTTAGAGAAAGTTAGATCGGCTATCCAGTTCTTTTGTATGATCGATCATGTGCTATCTCATGTAACAAACCAATATCTTGTACATATACATGATCTTTTAAGCACCGAAAATTTCCATCAGACGCAAATTAAAAATTGCATATGTTGATTACATTGTACTTGTGTCAAAATTTAACATGAcactgtgtatatatattgcaaGATTAGTTGAAGGTTAAAAGTTTGAGAAGAGCAGTAAACACAAAAGTTGGAAAATGCATCTATAATCTATTCATTACATTGTAAATTGTGTGTCAAAATTTTACATGGCAGAGGTACTTTATGTTGCAACCTGTACACTTTCAAGTGAAAGGGTAAAAGTTTGAGAAGAGCAAACTGCCAAGGAGGATGTAGGCTGCACAATAGCCCCAAATCAAGTATCTCCAGCCCCTCTGAATACCAGGAGATGCCAATACATAAGAGGCAAACCAATATATGGGGGGGCTTGACGACAAGAACCGTGTAGCAACCTGTAACAAAATCTTATCGGTGTCACAACTTCTGGAATAGAAGATGATGTAGATGGCAGatacatacaattatatttGTTAGAAATGTGATACATGTATCAGTGTCATGAAGTGAGAACCTTGAGGTTAGGATATGTACGTACAGATAAAAAGGTGTATGACTCACCTGAACATGCATGACAAAAAATGCTGTGGCTACCATGAACCCCAAGTGCAAAACGAATGGTATGATGATAACTGAAAAGTCTCCTAACTTTTCAGTTGATACATTATCCGTGGAAAGCCTAGGAGGATCCTCTTGTTTAGTGTTATGTTTTCTCCTTCTAAGGACCTGATCttctgtttaaaaaaaataatcaaaaggaACTTCTTTAAACCCCAAGGGATAAGTCACAAAACTATAGCAAGATTCATGCTTCAGAACCATACCTTGAACTACTGTTGATATTTCTCTATCTGATAAAGAGGTATTCTTTGTATTTGCTCCCGAGGAGAGAAGTAAATTAGCATCCCCATGTTTCTTGGGAGAAACTTGGAAGCCAAGTGAAAGGAAGACTTTAGGCTGTAGCTTCACATAATGGATAATTGAGCAGACTGCAATGGAGAGTAttggcgatgcaagaagaaagTTTGGCAATTGTTTTAGTTGGAAATAT harbors:
- the LOC122603100 gene encoding uncharacterized protein LOC122603100, whose translation is MLQNIPTCAHIFTSNIHHPTNISAATTSLLPKTLFPPSGFGRKINTGCFSSGCVDATTNGVGRSSSIKSSLIEAPVLWAGRVCIFYALLKTGLAGSPSNPLASTTELQSDGDDLGFAKWFEEFKRNPEKEASDKRKLVSKWHPTTKGTLRRNYRIPSKSEGRRLLKAIASLLSDDDHFRDATSHKGCQIRRESAHGETVCCNNVRALFDELPTPHLVVEITPFPAGPLTESDYARAEKLEKVLRSGPSV